The proteins below come from a single Gemmatimonadota bacterium genomic window:
- a CDS encoding M28 family peptidase, with translation MKLFSRGPALATTAALTALCSALVIRTATPPAVVPASAPAAEFSAERALRHVRVISERPHPTGSADNVRVREYVMAELTALGLEPQLQTTTGVGTRYQVAGRVTNVLARMKGRTPGGPALMIAAHYDGVGAAPAAGDDAAGSAALLETLRALKNGTPPEHDVIALFTDGEEMGLLGAAAFVREHPWAHDVAMMLNFEARGDFGRSMMFETGTGNLDAVRVLRTVPDVTASSLTVTIYRSLPNDTDLSEFSILAQPALNFAFIGGVTRYHTLHDDLAHLDARSVQHHGSQMLALTRAFAAGPLPRPVTGDAVFFDFPFLGIIAYPERWSLPIGLAAAVLVVLVLVQGRRREPRWALHVTIGAVATVLAVVGSAATAHAASTALVRLHTAMGWGGAPMWSGVYAVACALLAFAVTAAAWGIARRWASAAAVHAGALLIWTVLAVGVSWKIPGASFLLAWPLAVVAAAVLARRGAIAAQWMGVIVATSLLVPLIYSVGGFTLPLSGAGAIALGVLVALLAMLLTPMLEQMAGDTRGAFVGTVLGASLAMSVVGMITVRPSVDEATVADLTYAVNADSSGAWLGAAADVSSASSWASQVLGAERRMFSGTKGDSAAPAWLVPSMDGRVKFAARAVPRVELRGPEAKVITDSVTADGRHLVVRVTTAPGTLTVGLRLLDARVSKASVDGRDISTTRYRRTSAQWTLMYTAPSDSGLVLSFEVPRDAQPSLEMTARTPGLPTIAAMPIAPRPADVVPIQSGDVTVVYRRVRLR, from the coding sequence ATGAAGCTGTTCTCGCGCGGCCCAGCGCTCGCCACCACCGCAGCGCTCACGGCGCTCTGCTCGGCACTTGTGATTCGCACCGCGACGCCGCCGGCGGTCGTGCCCGCATCGGCGCCAGCCGCCGAGTTCTCCGCGGAGCGCGCGCTCCGGCACGTGCGCGTAATCAGCGAGCGTCCGCACCCAACAGGCAGCGCGGACAACGTGCGCGTGCGCGAGTACGTGATGGCGGAACTCACGGCGCTCGGACTCGAGCCGCAGCTGCAGACGACGACGGGCGTTGGGACGCGCTATCAGGTAGCGGGACGCGTGACGAATGTGCTGGCGCGCATGAAGGGGCGTACGCCCGGCGGGCCCGCGTTGATGATTGCGGCACATTACGATGGTGTGGGCGCAGCCCCAGCCGCCGGCGATGATGCCGCTGGCTCTGCGGCGTTGCTGGAGACACTCCGCGCGTTGAAAAACGGAACGCCTCCCGAGCACGATGTGATTGCGCTGTTCACCGACGGCGAGGAGATGGGTTTGCTCGGCGCCGCCGCATTTGTGCGTGAGCATCCGTGGGCGCACGACGTGGCGATGATGCTCAACTTTGAAGCGCGCGGCGATTTTGGACGATCGATGATGTTTGAGACCGGCACGGGGAATCTCGACGCCGTGCGCGTGTTGCGTACGGTGCCAGATGTTACCGCCAGCTCGTTGACGGTGACGATTTATCGCTCGCTGCCCAACGACACCGATCTCTCGGAGTTTTCGATACTCGCGCAGCCGGCGCTGAACTTTGCCTTCATTGGCGGCGTGACGCGCTACCACACGTTGCACGATGATCTCGCGCATCTCGATGCGCGCAGTGTGCAACATCATGGCAGCCAAATGCTCGCTCTCACGCGCGCCTTTGCCGCGGGTCCGCTCCCGAGGCCTGTGACGGGCGACGCGGTGTTTTTTGATTTTCCGTTCCTTGGCATCATCGCGTATCCCGAACGTTGGTCGCTGCCGATTGGTCTCGCGGCCGCGGTGCTCGTGGTGCTGGTGCTGGTGCAGGGACGCCGCCGCGAACCGCGATGGGCACTGCACGTGACGATCGGCGCAGTGGCGACCGTGCTCGCCGTTGTTGGGAGCGCGGCCACCGCACATGCGGCGAGCACAGCGCTCGTGCGACTGCATACGGCGATGGGTTGGGGTGGCGCACCGATGTGGAGTGGTGTGTACGCGGTGGCGTGCGCGCTATTGGCGTTCGCCGTGACGGCCGCGGCGTGGGGCATTGCGCGCCGCTGGGCCAGTGCGGCTGCCGTGCACGCGGGTGCTCTGCTCATCTGGACCGTGCTCGCGGTGGGCGTCTCGTGGAAGATTCCCGGTGCGAGTTTTCTATTGGCGTGGCCTCTGGCCGTTGTTGCGGCCGCCGTGCTCGCACGGCGCGGCGCGATCGCCGCGCAGTGGATGGGCGTCATTGTGGCCACGTCGTTGCTCGTGCCGCTCATCTACTCAGTGGGCGGTTTCACCCTGCCGCTGAGTGGTGCCGGAGCCATTGCGCTCGGCGTGTTGGTGGCGCTGCTCGCGATGTTGCTGACGCCCATGCTCGAACAGATGGCTGGCGATACGCGAGGTGCCTTCGTGGGGACGGTACTCGGCGCGTCGCTCGCGATGAGCGTGGTCGGGATGATCACGGTGCGGCCGAGTGTGGATGAGGCGACGGTGGCCGATCTGACGTATGCGGTGAATGCCGATAGCTCGGGTGCGTGGCTCGGGGCCGCTGCCGATGTGTCGTCCGCCTCGTCGTGGGCGTCGCAGGTGCTTGGCGCCGAACGCCGCATGTTCAGCGGAACGAAGGGCGATTCCGCCGCGCCCGCTTGGTTGGTGCCGTCGATGGATGGGCGGGTCAAGTTTGCCGCGCGTGCGGTGCCGCGTGTGGAGCTTCGCGGGCCCGAGGCGAAAGTGATCACCGATTCCGTGACGGCAGACGGTCGTCACTTGGTGGTGCGCGTGACGACGGCGCCTGGCACGCTGACGGTTGGCTTGCGGTTGTTGGATGCTCGGGTGTCGAAGGCATCGGTGGACGGGCGCGACATTTCCACCACGCGGTATCGGCGGACGTCGGCACAATGGACGCTGATGTACACCGCGCCGTCGGACTCAGGGCTGGTGCTTTCATTTGAGGTTCCGCGCGACGCACAGCCGTCGCTCGAAATGACGGCCCGCACGCCGGGCCTACCGACGATCGCGGCGATGCCGATCGCGCCGCGTCCGGCGGATGTGGTGCCGATTCAGTCTGGAGACGTGACGGTGGTCTACCGGCGGGTGCGGCTGCGGTAG
- a CDS encoding alpha/beta hydrolase, which yields MKRWIRRIALGFGSLIAIVLLTGSIWERVSRSSAAKDFPVAGKLVDIGGRRIQIDCRGEGSPTVVLVSGLDVGGSLSWTAVHDSIARTTRTCAYSRAGIMWSDPGPAVTSAKGVADDLHATLEKAGEHAPFVMVGHSLGGPYIMTYVKYFGDQVAGVVMVDASHPDQLERFKVIAPASADMLAMNPLKVGAALSWTGLLRFLTRSTPAMPHQDMAGVHAQGAYINNSIIGALKEADALAPTLVEAGTFRKLGARPLVVLTAMLPLSPAERTMMKLNDDGAKAFKEAWKAMHNEEASWSSRSEHILVPDASHYLQFLKPELVIRATRSVVDSVRATGHRSSE from the coding sequence ATGAAACGCTGGATCCGCCGCATCGCCCTTGGCTTTGGCTCCCTCATTGCGATCGTGTTGTTGACGGGCTCCATCTGGGAGCGCGTGTCACGATCCAGCGCGGCGAAGGATTTTCCGGTGGCGGGGAAACTCGTCGACATCGGTGGCCGCCGAATTCAGATTGACTGCCGCGGCGAAGGATCGCCAACGGTGGTGCTCGTCTCCGGTCTCGATGTCGGCGGCTCCTTGAGCTGGACGGCCGTGCACGATTCCATCGCGCGCACCACGCGCACCTGTGCCTATAGTCGTGCTGGCATCATGTGGAGCGATCCGGGGCCGGCGGTAACCTCGGCCAAAGGCGTCGCGGACGATTTGCATGCGACGCTCGAAAAAGCGGGCGAGCACGCTCCGTTTGTGATGGTGGGCCATTCGCTCGGCGGCCCATACATCATGACATACGTAAAGTATTTCGGCGATCAGGTGGCCGGCGTGGTGATGGTGGATGCGTCACACCCCGATCAACTCGAACGGTTCAAGGTGATTGCGCCCGCGTCGGCCGACATGCTGGCCATGAATCCGCTGAAGGTGGGCGCCGCGCTCAGCTGGACCGGCCTCCTGCGTTTCCTAACGCGGAGCACGCCGGCAATGCCGCACCAAGACATGGCGGGCGTCCATGCACAGGGCGCATATATCAACAATTCGATCATCGGCGCCCTCAAGGAAGCTGACGCGCTCGCGCCAACGCTTGTCGAAGCGGGCACATTCCGCAAGCTCGGCGCCCGCCCGCTGGTGGTACTCACCGCGATGTTGCCGCTCTCGCCCGCCGAGCGAACGATGATGAAGCTCAACGACGATGGGGCCAAAGCCTTCAAGGAGGCGTGGAAGGCGATGCACAACGAAGAAGCCTCGTGGTCCTCGCGCAGTGAGCACATTCTGGTTCCGGATGCCTCGCACTATCTCCAGTTTCTCAAGCCGGAACTGGTGATTCGTGCCACGCGTAGCGTGGTGGATAGTGTGCGCGCCACGGGTCATCGTAGCTCAGAATAA
- the dacB gene encoding D-alanyl-D-alanine carboxypeptidase/D-alanyl-D-alanine-endopeptidase, protein MRPSALRTAAVALLCSASLALPLAAQQLTLEQRIQQVMDRAVFTHASWGIEFYDLEAKRTVYSVNRDRLMVPGSTTKLLTTGTALELLGADHRFHTRVYRTGPVVKGTVQGDLILVASGDPNLSGRLNADGTLAFTDHDHSYGGLPLEADPLAALRGLAKQIAAKGIHAVTGQVIVDASLFAEGEKELGTGVTISPLVVNDNVIDIVVAPGAKVGDAARVTVSPRTAYLTVTSRLTTGDSGTAPVIKAVEDSTNRDARTITVTGRVPRAAAPENMRWAVPTPSRFGELTFAAILREAGVRAPARVTKRHVDLKALATKYADSTVVAEHVSAPFTEEAKVILKMSQNLHASMMPYVVAAIKAPSDTTKTGFDLERAFLEQGHLDIDGAVQGDGAGGNAYFSAAFMTRYLEYCATRPWAEAFQRALPILGKDGTLVDIQTKSPAAGKVYAKTGTYGSYDPLHRRQLIHGKGLAGYFTSKSGRKIAFAVYVNNLAIAKGDPAPFAGQTLGEIAALGWEFIP, encoded by the coding sequence ATGCGTCCATCCGCTCTTCGTACCGCCGCCGTCGCACTCCTCTGTTCGGCCTCTCTGGCGTTGCCTCTGGCCGCGCAGCAGCTGACGCTCGAACAGCGGATTCAGCAAGTGATGGACCGCGCCGTATTCACACACGCGTCGTGGGGAATAGAGTTCTACGATCTCGAAGCCAAGCGCACTGTGTACTCAGTGAATCGCGACCGATTGATGGTGCCCGGTTCCACGACCAAGCTCCTCACCACCGGTACGGCGCTCGAGCTACTCGGAGCCGATCATCGCTTTCACACGCGGGTGTACCGCACGGGCCCAGTGGTGAAGGGTACCGTACAAGGCGATCTCATTTTGGTCGCATCGGGTGATCCGAATCTTTCTGGGCGCCTGAATGCCGATGGCACGCTCGCTTTTACCGATCATGATCATTCGTATGGTGGCTTGCCGCTCGAGGCCGATCCACTTGCCGCGCTACGCGGGCTCGCCAAACAGATCGCGGCGAAAGGCATTCACGCGGTCACGGGGCAGGTGATCGTGGACGCTTCGCTCTTTGCCGAGGGCGAGAAGGAGCTCGGCACGGGCGTCACGATTTCACCGCTCGTGGTGAACGACAATGTGATTGACATTGTGGTGGCTCCCGGCGCGAAAGTCGGTGATGCGGCTCGCGTCACGGTGTCGCCGCGCACCGCGTATCTCACCGTGACGAGTCGGCTGACGACGGGCGATTCTGGAACAGCGCCAGTCATCAAAGCCGTGGAAGACAGCACCAACCGCGATGCCCGCACGATCACCGTCACCGGACGCGTGCCGCGCGCGGCTGCGCCAGAGAACATGCGCTGGGCGGTGCCGACGCCGAGTCGTTTTGGGGAGTTGACCTTTGCGGCGATACTGCGCGAGGCCGGCGTGCGCGCCCCGGCTCGCGTGACCAAGCGTCACGTAGATCTCAAGGCGCTGGCTACGAAGTACGCGGACAGCACGGTGGTAGCCGAGCACGTGTCCGCGCCGTTCACGGAAGAAGCAAAGGTCATTCTCAAGATGAGCCAGAATCTTCACGCGAGCATGATGCCGTATGTAGTGGCAGCGATCAAAGCGCCGAGCGATACGACGAAAACAGGGTTCGATCTCGAACGTGCCTTTCTCGAACAAGGGCACCTCGATATTGACGGTGCCGTGCAGGGCGACGGTGCCGGCGGCAACGCGTACTTCTCGGCGGCGTTTATGACGCGGTATCTCGAGTACTGCGCCACACGCCCATGGGCCGAGGCATTCCAGCGCGCGCTTCCGATTCTGGGCAAGGACGGCACGCTCGTCGACATTCAGACCAAGTCACCGGCAGCTGGCAAGGTGTATGCCAAAACCGGAACCTATGGATCGTACGATCCGTTGCACCGCCGCCAGCTCATTCACGGCAAAGGACTCGCCGGCTATTTTACTTCCAAGAGCGGCCGTAAGATTGCCTTCGCGGTGTATGTGAACAATCTCGCCATCGCCAAGGGAGATCCCGCGCCGTTCGCCGGGCAGACGCTTGGTGAAATCGCGGCACTGGGTTGGGAGTTCATTCCGTGA
- a CDS encoding serine hydrolase codes for MRVARAVLACTGAVVSLAISIPRAATAQAPDSVAAEARIAAVTASLTRFVEHERAQKGIPAISVALVSGNRVLWARGFGWADSLAGTAATANTVYRVGSVSKLFTDIAILRLVEQRRLNLDTPIQQYLPDFHPLNPFGGSITIRSLTAHRSGLTRESPVGHYFDDTGVTLAQTVASLNSTTLLRKPLTYAAYSNAGIAVLGYVLERQEKQSFYPYLKQALLEPMGLTQSAFEPLPAIKARLARAYMWTVDGRRTEAPTFQLGIGPAGSMYTTVLELSRFLSILFNGGATPEGTRIVSRATLDTMWTPQFAAPGATSRFGIGFALGKLDGHRTVGHGGAIYGFATTLLALPDDSIGVVVTATLDGVNTVTDRIGAQAMHLMLEQRAGRPIVDADTTAALAPGQALSLIGRYANARTAIDLEESEGQLFHTPVGGGQRGELRLAALRASANGTGRALELMVDDRLDYGTRVHVLADRRLVIGTDTLTRQATPGSDVVAMVTPRPAKMAAEFASLVGEYGWDHNILYIRERDGQLRAQIEWFFDYPLTRESRDVYKFPKSGLYDGADVKFTRDANGRATVAIAGTVPFKRRTLPGDNDAINSRTPPVRPAAELRREALLASPPREPTPARATDLVELQTLDRTIKYDIRYATSNNFMGTPFYSSAHAFMQRPAAEGVARASAALRKLGYGLLIHDSYRPWYVTKMFWDGTPADKHVFVADPQQGSRHNRGCAVDLTLYDLKTGAPINMPGGYDETTDRSYPLYPGGNAMQRWHRDLLRHALEAQGFNVYEAEWWHFDYKDWRSYGIGNQTFEQLLSAKK; via the coding sequence GTGCGCGTTGCTCGCGCTGTGCTTGCGTGTACGGGTGCCGTGGTGAGCCTGGCGATCTCAATCCCCCGCGCCGCCACCGCACAGGCCCCTGACTCCGTCGCCGCCGAGGCGCGCATCGCCGCCGTCACCGCATCGCTGACGCGGTTCGTCGAGCACGAACGCGCGCAGAAGGGAATCCCGGCGATTTCCGTGGCGCTCGTCTCGGGCAACCGCGTGCTCTGGGCGCGAGGCTTTGGCTGGGCCGACTCGCTCGCCGGCACAGCGGCCACCGCCAACACGGTGTACCGCGTGGGATCGGTGTCTAAACTGTTCACGGACATCGCGATTCTGCGACTCGTGGAGCAGCGGCGCCTCAACCTCGATACGCCGATACAACAGTACCTCCCGGATTTTCATCCGCTGAATCCGTTTGGCGGCAGTATCACGATTCGCTCGCTCACGGCGCATCGCTCTGGGCTCACGCGTGAGTCACCGGTCGGTCATTACTTCGATGATACCGGCGTGACGCTCGCGCAAACCGTCGCCAGCTTGAATAGCACGACGCTCCTCAGGAAACCGCTCACGTACGCGGCCTATTCCAATGCGGGGATCGCGGTACTCGGCTATGTGCTGGAACGCCAAGAGAAGCAGTCGTTTTACCCGTACCTCAAGCAAGCGCTGTTGGAGCCGATGGGGCTCACGCAGAGCGCCTTTGAACCATTGCCGGCGATCAAGGCGCGACTGGCCCGCGCGTATATGTGGACGGTCGACGGTCGCCGCACCGAAGCGCCCACCTTTCAGCTTGGCATCGGGCCCGCCGGCAGTATGTACACCACGGTGCTCGAACTCAGTCGCTTTCTCTCCATTCTATTTAATGGCGGCGCAACGCCAGAAGGTACGCGCATTGTGAGCCGCGCTACACTCGACACCATGTGGACGCCGCAGTTCGCGGCACCGGGCGCCACCAGTCGGTTTGGTATTGGCTTTGCGCTCGGCAAACTCGATGGCCATCGCACCGTCGGTCACGGCGGCGCCATCTATGGATTTGCTACCACGCTGCTGGCCTTGCCGGATGATTCGATCGGTGTGGTCGTCACCGCGACGCTCGACGGCGTGAACACCGTCACGGATCGCATTGGAGCGCAGGCGATGCACCTGATGTTGGAACAGCGTGCTGGCCGTCCGATTGTGGACGCCGACACAACCGCGGCGCTGGCGCCAGGGCAGGCGCTGTCACTGATCGGGCGCTACGCGAATGCGCGTACGGCGATTGATCTGGAAGAATCCGAAGGGCAGCTGTTCCATACGCCGGTGGGTGGCGGTCAGCGCGGCGAACTTCGACTTGCCGCATTGCGTGCGTCAGCGAATGGCACAGGCCGCGCACTCGAACTCATGGTGGACGATCGCCTCGACTATGGCACGCGCGTGCACGTGCTTGCGGACCGACGCCTCGTCATCGGCACCGACACGCTCACGCGACAGGCAACGCCTGGGTCCGACGTCGTCGCAATGGTGACGCCGCGTCCGGCCAAGATGGCGGCAGAGTTCGCCAGCCTCGTGGGCGAGTACGGCTGGGATCACAATATTCTGTACATCCGTGAACGCGACGGACAGCTCCGCGCGCAGATCGAATGGTTCTTTGACTATCCGCTCACGCGCGAATCTCGCGACGTCTACAAGTTTCCCAAGTCGGGCCTGTACGACGGAGCGGATGTAAAGTTCACACGCGACGCAAACGGCCGAGCCACGGTGGCCATCGCGGGCACCGTGCCATTCAAGCGTCGCACACTGCCAGGCGACAACGACGCGATTAACTCTCGCACGCCGCCCGTGCGTCCCGCAGCGGAACTGCGCCGAGAGGCGCTCCTGGCGTCACCGCCGCGTGAGCCAACGCCGGCGCGGGCCACGGACTTAGTGGAACTGCAGACGCTCGACCGCACCATCAAGTACGACATCCGCTATGCGACGTCGAACAACTTTATGGGGACGCCATTCTATTCGTCGGCGCACGCCTTTATGCAGCGCCCGGCCGCCGAAGGCGTGGCGCGCGCATCGGCGGCGCTCCGGAAGCTCGGGTATGGGCTCCTGATTCACGATAGTTACCGTCCGTGGTATGTGACGAAAATGTTCTGGGACGGCACGCCAGCAGACAAGCACGTGTTTGTGGCCGATCCGCAGCAAGGGTCGCGACACAACCGTGGCTGCGCGGTGGACCTCACGTTGTACGATCTGAAAACCGGCGCGCCGATCAACATGCCCGGCGGCTACGACGAAACGACTGACCGTTCCTACCCGCTGTATCCGGGTGGCAACGCCATGCAGCGGTGGCATCGCGACCTGCTGCGGCATGCGCTCGAAGCGCAGGGGTTCAATGTGTACGAAGCGGAATGGTGGCACTTCGACTACAAGGACTGGCGCAGTTACGGCATTGGCAATCAGACGTTTGAGCAACTGCTCAGCGCCAAGAAATAA
- a CDS encoding SusC/RagA family TonB-linked outer membrane protein: MLSTILVVSGGFARTAHAQAGVISGTVVAERSQLPIAGAQIAVEGEVGKGAVSDGSGRFRISGLSGASVSLNAKMLGYRPLTLTVRVGATDARFVLAERPIELNQVVVTGTVGGEQKRALGTAVATISASEVQANAPVTSVDALLSGRTPGVVVLPGTGMIGAGSNIRIRGLGTFSLSSQPLVYVDGIRVNNQTGTGNAIQGFGSGVVSRLNDFSADEIESIEVLKGPAAATLYGTEAARGVINIITKKGATGTTKYTLDTQLGSNWFQNAAGRIPTNYCIQTSPTACGTSGTGTILGLNVVNQENARGTPIFRTGNMRDMSGSVSGGNGLFRFFASGEISNNEGAETNNARRQSSFRTNLNITPSEKVDIATNFGYINSRTTLSCEAGCGGAMWASVFSNPANLAQFCPAGDVGCTWVRGFQSAPPEADRAMQDWQDLNRLTASVTFDYKPFTWMSHRFKIGTDYNLENNVEYLPYLTNDTLRYFWGTYANGYRFHNQHEAVYNTYDYTGSASFNINPTTTSKTSVGTQYYTRNDQFISGEGDFFPAPGLQTISSAGQKLNLSDGWSANNTLGFYAQEALAWSDRLFVTVAMRVDNNSSFGSQVHWVTYPKASVSYVASDDPFIRTKLPSWINSLRVRGAFGASGQQPALLTALQTLRPVAGPNGEGILTANSIGNANLKPERVVGTEVGFEVALLQDRFGVDFTYFHDDSRDAILSRQVAPSSGFSATNQFFNAGEIIKQGVELGLKGQIIDKGNYGWDVNFTIGTNSSKIQRLNGTDTTIDLGSASHRVGYAPFDWFSYKILSATYDAASKKAINPMCDNGKGQPISCYAASGAIQAPKVYLGHSIPAVEGALTNTVRYGSFRVYAMFNYSQNYKRLDNNLRARCQIFHTCLENLLPETVNPAVLAQMQNNGTLREFVISDASFVKFRELSVSYDVPERLAARFGTKQMALTVSGRNLGTWTKYSGLDPETEFVAGSPVNTDQSTLPQLTSFVFRIHLSY, from the coding sequence GTGTTGTCTACGATACTCGTCGTCAGCGGTGGGTTCGCACGAACGGCGCACGCGCAGGCCGGCGTGATCAGCGGCACCGTCGTCGCGGAGCGTTCGCAACTTCCGATCGCCGGCGCACAGATCGCCGTCGAGGGAGAGGTCGGCAAGGGTGCCGTCTCCGACGGGTCGGGCCGCTTCCGCATTAGCGGCCTCTCGGGCGCGTCGGTTTCGCTGAACGCCAAAATGCTCGGCTACCGGCCACTCACCCTCACGGTGCGAGTCGGTGCGACCGACGCGCGATTCGTGCTCGCGGAACGGCCGATTGAACTCAATCAAGTGGTGGTCACCGGCACAGTCGGGGGCGAGCAAAAGCGCGCGCTCGGCACGGCGGTCGCTACCATCAGCGCGAGCGAAGTGCAGGCGAATGCGCCGGTCACATCGGTTGACGCATTACTCAGCGGTCGCACGCCTGGCGTCGTCGTACTCCCAGGCACCGGCATGATCGGCGCCGGGTCCAATATCCGCATCCGCGGACTCGGGACCTTCTCGCTCTCTAGTCAGCCGCTCGTGTATGTGGACGGCATTCGTGTGAATAACCAGACGGGAACCGGAAATGCCATTCAGGGCTTCGGTTCCGGCGTCGTCTCGCGCCTCAACGATTTTAGTGCCGACGAGATCGAAAGTATCGAAGTGCTCAAAGGCCCCGCGGCCGCAACACTGTACGGCACTGAAGCCGCGCGCGGCGTGATCAACATCATCACCAAGAAGGGCGCCACCGGAACCACGAAGTACACCCTCGACACACAGCTGGGGAGCAACTGGTTCCAGAATGCTGCGGGGCGAATTCCCACGAACTATTGCATTCAAACGTCGCCCACGGCGTGCGGCACCAGCGGGACCGGAACCATCTTGGGGCTCAACGTGGTCAATCAGGAGAACGCGCGGGGCACCCCGATCTTCCGCACCGGCAACATGCGAGACATGTCGGGCAGCGTGAGTGGTGGCAACGGACTCTTCCGCTTTTTTGCCTCCGGCGAGATCAGCAATAACGAAGGGGCCGAGACAAACAACGCGCGTCGGCAAAGTAGCTTCCGCACCAACCTGAACATCACGCCGAGCGAAAAAGTCGATATTGCCACAAACTTCGGCTATATCAACAGCCGCACGACGCTGAGTTGCGAAGCCGGTTGCGGCGGGGCTATGTGGGCGTCGGTGTTCTCGAACCCCGCCAACCTCGCCCAGTTCTGCCCCGCCGGTGATGTAGGATGCACCTGGGTCCGTGGGTTCCAGAGTGCGCCGCCCGAAGCGGACCGAGCCATGCAGGATTGGCAAGACTTGAACCGCCTCACGGCCAGCGTCACGTTCGACTACAAGCCGTTTACGTGGATGTCGCACCGGTTCAAGATCGGCACCGACTACAATCTAGAAAACAACGTCGAATACCTGCCGTATCTCACGAATGACACGCTGCGCTACTTCTGGGGTACCTACGCGAACGGCTATCGCTTCCATAACCAGCACGAAGCGGTCTACAACACGTACGACTATACGGGGAGCGCCAGCTTCAATATCAATCCCACCACGACGTCGAAGACGTCGGTCGGCACGCAGTACTACACCCGCAACGATCAATTCATCTCTGGAGAAGGCGATTTCTTCCCGGCCCCTGGGCTTCAGACGATTTCGTCTGCTGGCCAAAAGCTGAACCTGTCCGACGGCTGGTCGGCCAACAACACCCTCGGCTTCTATGCGCAGGAAGCACTCGCGTGGAGCGATCGTCTGTTCGTCACGGTAGCCATGCGTGTCGATAACAACAGTTCGTTCGGAAGCCAAGTGCATTGGGTCACGTATCCCAAGGCGAGCGTTTCCTACGTCGCGAGCGATGATCCGTTTATTCGGACCAAATTGCCGTCGTGGATCAACAGTCTGCGCGTGCGTGGTGCGTTTGGTGCGTCGGGGCAACAACCGGCGTTACTGACCGCCTTGCAGACGTTGCGCCCCGTCGCAGGCCCCAATGGGGAAGGTATCCTGACGGCAAACTCTATCGGTAACGCGAATCTGAAGCCGGAGCGCGTGGTCGGCACGGAAGTCGGATTCGAGGTTGCGCTGCTGCAGGATCGGTTCGGTGTGGATTTTACCTACTTCCACGACGACTCGCGCGATGCGATCCTCTCGCGCCAAGTGGCCCCGAGCTCTGGATTCAGCGCCACGAATCAATTCTTCAACGCCGGCGAAATCATCAAGCAGGGCGTCGAACTCGGACTCAAGGGACAGATCATCGACAAAGGCAATTACGGATGGGATGTCAACTTTACCATCGGCACGAATTCTTCCAAGATTCAACGCCTCAACGGCACCGACACGACGATCGATCTTGGATCGGCATCGCACCGCGTCGGGTACGCACCCTTCGATTGGTTCTCGTACAAAATCTTGAGCGCCACCTACGACGCCGCGTCAAAGAAGGCGATCAATCCGATGTGTGACAACGGCAAGGGGCAGCCCATTTCCTGCTATGCCGCCAGCGGAGCTATCCAGGCACCAAAAGTGTACCTCGGACATTCTATTCCCGCCGTCGAGGGAGCGCTCACCAACACGGTGCGCTACGGCAGTTTCCGCGTGTACGCGATGTTCAACTACTCACAGAACTACAAACGCCTCGACAACAACCTCCGTGCACGCTGCCAGATCTTCCACACGTGCCTCGAGAATTTACTGCCAGAGACCGTCAATCCTGCCGTGCTCGCGCAAATGCAGAACAACGGTACGCTGCGTGAGTTTGTTATCAGTGACGCAAGCTTCGTCAAGTTCCGCGAGCTCTCGGTGTCGTACGACGTACCGGAGCGCTTGGCCGCCCGATTCGGCACCAAGCAGATGGCTCTCACCGTCTCCGGTCGCAACCTTGGTACTTGGACGAAATACTCGGGACTCGACCCGGAAACAGAGTTTGTCGCGGGTTCTCCCGTCAATACCGATCAGTCCACGCTACCGCAACTCACGTCGTTCGTCTTCCGGATCCATCTGAGCTATTGA